The proteins below are encoded in one region of Alistipes communis:
- the dnaB gene encoding replicative DNA helicase gives MSQENNTTPSARNREAYAALTEMGGNVPPQAVELEEAVLGALMLEKDSIITVQEFVTPEAFYTEEHRLIYRAIEELSSELKPIDLYTVTERLKVKKELKKVGGASYLAQLTQKVGSAANVEFHAKIVAQKYVQRELIRSATEIQRRSYDESTDVTDLIGFAEQEIFKVAEGHVKRSVQSAADVLARTLAQIEENAKNKSAFNGVPSGFMALDRVTMGWQPSDLIIIAARPSMGKTAFTLTMARNMSVDHEQAVAFFSLEMPAHQLMMRLVVAETGIPGNDLKLGRLSPEQWRHLESATKPLGSAKLFIDDTPALSVFEFRSKARRLKIHNDIKIIMIDYLQLMTGGPQAAKGGNREQEVSFISRTLKAIAKELNVPIIALSQLNRSTELRGGSKRPQLSDLRESGAIEQDADIVAFIHRPEYYGINQDENGMPTAGMAELIIAKHRNGAVTDVKLRFLKDQARFADIDDADLLPGGAPAPGQQYDDFASDSNAPAGFAPGPASMVSTEFDITPRPLGDEAPF, from the coding sequence ATGTCACAAGAAAACAATACGACACCGTCCGCACGCAACCGCGAAGCCTACGCCGCACTGACCGAAATGGGTGGCAACGTCCCGCCGCAGGCCGTCGAACTGGAAGAGGCCGTGCTGGGTGCGCTGATGCTCGAAAAGGACTCGATCATCACCGTACAGGAATTCGTCACCCCCGAAGCCTTCTACACCGAGGAGCACCGGTTGATCTACCGCGCCATCGAGGAGCTGTCGTCGGAGTTGAAGCCGATTGACCTCTACACCGTCACCGAGCGGCTCAAAGTCAAGAAGGAGCTCAAAAAGGTGGGCGGCGCCTCCTATCTGGCGCAGCTCACGCAGAAGGTCGGTTCGGCCGCCAACGTCGAGTTCCACGCCAAAATCGTGGCGCAGAAGTACGTGCAGCGCGAACTGATCCGCTCGGCCACGGAAATTCAGCGCCGTTCCTACGACGAATCGACCGACGTGACGGACCTGATCGGCTTCGCCGAGCAGGAGATCTTCAAGGTGGCCGAAGGACACGTGAAACGCTCCGTGCAGTCGGCAGCCGACGTGCTGGCGCGCACGCTGGCGCAGATCGAGGAGAACGCCAAGAACAAGAGCGCCTTCAACGGCGTGCCGTCGGGCTTCATGGCGCTCGACCGCGTGACGATGGGCTGGCAGCCGTCGGATCTGATCATCATCGCCGCCCGCCCCTCGATGGGTAAGACGGCCTTCACGCTCACCATGGCGCGCAACATGTCGGTCGACCACGAGCAGGCGGTCGCCTTCTTCTCGCTCGAAATGCCGGCGCACCAGCTCATGATGCGTCTGGTGGTGGCCGAGACGGGCATACCGGGCAACGATCTCAAACTGGGACGGCTCTCGCCCGAACAGTGGCGCCACCTCGAATCGGCCACCAAGCCGCTGGGAAGCGCCAAACTCTTCATCGACGACACGCCGGCGCTGTCGGTCTTCGAGTTCCGCTCGAAGGCGCGCCGTCTGAAAATACATAACGACATCAAGATCATCATGATCGACTACCTGCAACTGATGACCGGCGGCCCGCAGGCCGCCAAGGGAGGCAACCGCGAGCAGGAGGTGTCGTTCATCTCGCGCACGCTCAAAGCCATCGCCAAGGAGCTCAACGTCCCGATCATCGCCCTTTCGCAGCTGAACCGTTCGACCGAGTTGCGCGGCGGCTCGAAGCGGCCGCAGCTGTCGGACCTGCGCGAGTCGGGCGCCATCGAGCAGGACGCCGACATCGTGGCCTTCATCCACCGTCCCGAATACTACGGCATCAACCAGGACGAGAACGGAATGCCCACGGCGGGTATGGCCGAGCTGATCATCGCCAAGCACCGCAACGGCGCCGTGACCGACGTCAAGCTGCGCTTCCTGAAAGATCAGGCGCGCTTCGCCGACATCGACGACGCCGACCTGCTGCCGGGCGGCGCGCCCGCACCGGGGCAGCAGTACGACGATTTCGCCAGCGATTCGAACGCACCGGCAGGCTTCGCCCCCGGTCCCGCATCGATGGTCTCCACCGAATTCGACATCACGCCCCGCCCGCTCGGCGACGAAGCCCCCTTCTAA
- a CDS encoding ComF family protein, whose translation MSILSDTVRGVGRLLFPVRCPVCGGEMPPGSRVVCTRCRYAVPLTGFCYATYNPLWERLSALVPVEQASAFLYFIPGSGWRELIHRFKYDGAWRLARDMGVWYGHCLADSGLYDTVDRIVPVPLHWRKRLRRGYNQAEYLAEGIARALRAEVDRHSVRRIRNNPAQALHRHAERWDNVEGIFAVRRPERLAGHHLLLVDDVLTTGATLLSCAETILRTAPDCRLSVAVLAVPQREFGLDG comes from the coding sequence GATACGGTGCGCGGCGTCGGACGGCTGCTCTTTCCCGTGCGGTGTCCGGTCTGCGGCGGCGAGATGCCGCCCGGCAGCCGCGTGGTCTGCACCCGCTGCCGCTATGCCGTGCCGCTCACGGGCTTCTGCTATGCGACCTACAATCCCTTGTGGGAGCGGCTCTCGGCGCTGGTTCCCGTCGAACAGGCCTCGGCCTTCCTCTACTTCATCCCCGGCAGCGGGTGGCGCGAGCTGATCCACCGCTTCAAATACGACGGCGCATGGCGCCTTGCACGCGATATGGGCGTATGGTACGGTCACTGCCTGGCCGACAGCGGCCTCTACGACACGGTGGACCGGATCGTCCCCGTGCCGCTCCACTGGCGCAAACGGTTGCGCCGCGGCTACAATCAGGCGGAGTACCTGGCCGAGGGGATCGCCCGCGCGCTCCGCGCCGAAGTCGACCGCCACAGCGTCCGCCGCATCCGCAACAACCCCGCACAGGCGCTCCACCGCCACGCCGAGCGGTGGGACAACGTCGAGGGAATCTTCGCCGTACGCCGTCCCGAAAGGCTCGCGGGGCACCATCTCCTGCTGGTGGACGACGTGCTCACTACGGGCGCCACACTGCTCTCATGCGCCGAGACGATCCTGCGCACCGCGCCCGACTGCCGGCTGAGCGTCGCGGTGCTGGCCGTCCCGCAGCGGGAGTTCGGCCTCGACGGATGA